From Danio rerio strain Tuebingen ecotype United States chromosome 2, GRCz12tu, whole genome shotgun sequence:
gagaacatgcaaactccacactgaaatgccaactggctcagccggcacgcgaatcagcaaccttcttgctgtgaggcgattgtgctagccactgtgctgccccctgacctgaacatttatttaaaagtatagaacaaaaatttttttttaaaggttatttaAGCATAGTGCAGTTTtactcttgctctctctctttctctttttatatatatatatatatatatatatatatatatatatatataaataaataaaatctacttTTTTGCTAGTTAGATTTACACAGTcatatttaacatattattttctgtttattcaaCACAATgccattttattaaattaaaataaaacttattttataaaaaaataaatgtctttttataaaaaaaacaaacagatttttaaatgaatgtgCACACATTAACATGCattcttttgttgttaaactattgTAATTtcaaaggatagttcaccccaaaacctATATTTTCTCATTATTCAATCACCCTCAAGTGGtctcaaacctttgagtttcctttttccattgaaaacaaaagattttgaagaatgtaacCGGTAACCATTCACTTTCATAGCAAGAATAACAAACACTATGGGGTCAATGGTTATAGATTTCCAATATTTTAcagaatatcttttgtgtttaacagaagaaactcaaattaccagaaaaaagtgagtaaatgacagtTTCCACGACACTATCCCATTAACGAagtacaaaaacagaaacaatataATGACAGTTCAATCTATTAGTATAGTAGTTATCTTTATTATGAATAATGGCACCATGAATTGTCATGGTCAATAAGTCTTGATGTACAGGTAAAATGTCAATTGAAGGTCCAGAaagaagtacaaaaaaaaaaaaaaagagatcacagacattttttttccattggtGGTACGGCCTAAAAAACGTGTTTATAATGAACCCAGTCCGACTTCAGCTCTGCATTTCTAACAGcaacgaaaaaacaaaacaaaacatttggtCACTTAAATAAACTCAATGCTTCAGTGCAGATGGTTTAGTCGTCTAGGAAGTCGTCATCCAGATTGACATCTGTAGTGTCGATGTCATCAAGCTCCATGTTATCCAAATCATCCTCAAGTTCATCGATGACcttcaaataaaaacaataagcgAGGTTACCAGAAGTccgatgctgtgttcacaccgaaCGCAAAAGAACACCCAGATCAAATCACTTGCTCTAGATTACTTGCTGGATGCGTTTTCACCGTAACTTTTTCACTTAAGTTACATTTTTGGCATTCTTCATCATTTGTACCACCTAATGAAAAACTGACCTCGATTTGAGCATGTGCATTGACTTTGTAAATATACATGCAAgtagattatatatataattcacaCTGATAGAGAACTCAGCATGACACTGATTAAATGCAGATTGTGTCATCTCCAAATACCTTCTGTTCTGCTGCTGTAATTTCAGGAGTTTTTTCTTCTGTCTTCTCTTGGAGCTTCGGGTCAGGTTGGGACTGTGCAGAACTCACAGCAGACACTGATGAGACTGAGGCCAAAACCTCTTCATCCTCCGAGACCTCCTGCTTCAGCTGTTCACAGTAACACACAACTCATTTTATTAGTTCATGCAATAAGTGACAACACATTAACACACATGAACGCACACACGCACCTGTGTGGGAGCAGGGAGAATTCCTTTGGGTTCATAACCACTGGCCTCCTCCAGCACGTTCCTTTCTTCATTAGGCTTTAAAACAATGAAAGAATGAAATGAACTACAGTCatcttaataattaaaaaaagacttaTAATTGGGCAAGattgattttatattatatatgctTTTTTAATTATAACTAATCTTAGCaagaaatatgtaaacaattgaAATGCAACAGTAAGTTCAAACAGTCACAGCATTTCCTTCCTTCTCATGGAAACATTAGGAAAGAGAGTTCCAGACCACAGCAGTAAGAACTTGGCCCTTTGTTCATGCAATTTTAAGGCTTCTACATTCATCAACAAGCCAGTAAAGTAGGTTTATGCTGTGCCACCTATATTGGATCTTGCAGTGCTGTTGCATCATGAGTCTGAGTAACGGTTTTTATTATGTGGTCACTAATGCTCTGTCTGTTATAATAGATCATTAGATATACACTCAGTGTTTATGCATTTTTAACCTATAATCACAACACTGTCCCTCTCTGAAGATGAAGTccatcaaacacacatgcaaacgtTAGTGAGCACACAGTGGTTCGGTTGAACTTCAGGAACTTACAATCAAAATTGCTgacttcattatttatttatttaattaaacaattgattaaaaaattttgtttaattaaaaaaatgaaaaggccAATCACACTAGTGTTTATTTATTCCTAAACTTACaaagtttattttttgtatatactgtataattcTCGCTAACATTATAAGCACTCCAGTAGGGcggcacgattctggctaaaatgtgaatcacaaattttttttgttgcttaaaatcaagatcatgattctgtaaatgtaaaataaaggttaatatgattagcctatttttattgttaattctgaaatatatggtaaaacaacaataataatatcaggCCTATGTGTAattctactgttgcttaaaatgctcaattttgtattctggtggacttgaacagactttcaatatgtccagtttgttaattcacagtacaatgatgacatcagaatacaactatttataattataaagttgatttattgTTTAAGACGTGCTTGTCATCtgccattgacaacattattagaccattataTTTCCATTATATATAGGttagggttgttatactgacacaataaacatttattttcatccaCAACAatctgtgttcgctatgaaagaaaaaacattaaaagctttttataatcataactctaatatgccatatgatgatttaaatgatgtgcgcacaggttCCACTTTCAATCAAACCTCCTGCATGGCCCttaaacgatcgctctgtgcaacaaactgaacgtttttttcaactttattacctgttattcaaaGCCCATGCAGGTTGTGTTCAATAAAGTAGAGGTCATGCGTGCACACGCGCGTTCTTggcagtaaacaaacagtgcgtcagctcacGTGCGGTTTCGCAAccgtgaatacatcattacatgataAGTGAAATCTGCAAAGTAGCCaacttagtttttttattattatagatgttttaaggctgtaaaaccgaATGTAACATAACGaagatttatttattctgtaatggTGCTCTATAGCTGCGTATTtttaccttcctttagcatgttcTTTTTGTGACATGGTAAGCATTTTCCTCTGCTTTTTAGTTGCTACCGCAAGTGCCTTAGACTGTGCAGAACGTTTTGTCAACATTATGGGATTTGTTGgtgagaaaacttgcaaacatacagtacagcacttcacactgctagcgatcaaatATTTCTGTAAATTTGGCAGGCTGAATGCACTCTGTATTGCACAGAAGACAGGGCATAAAGGAGATTGAATGAAAATGGTCGACAGCCAATCAGGATAGCAAAGCGCTAATTTAGTcacagaacacaatgtgctgtaaaaTAAAGCGTTTCAAATTGCAAAAAAAGGCAGAGAAAGGTGAACCGCATTATAGCAAGGGACCACTGTACCCATTTACTTATACatctaaaaagccattttaaaatattacgaACAACTGTTATAACACTAAAATATgggcatggatggatggaaggatggaaggatgggtTGGTTGAGCTGGTTTCTCACCGTGATGAGTGGGTAGTCAGAGGCAGGTCTGGTTTGGCCGAGGCTGGTCTCTTTCAGGTACTGCTCTGCCACAAAAGCCTCTCTCAGGCCTGGGAACAGGTTCTCATACTCTGTGGGGTCTGCCAGAGACTCTGCTGCTTTCTGATTCACTTTAGACAAACTCTCTCTCCAAAGCTTCACCACTCTGAAAGCAAACAGTGcatatttgtgttaaaaaaataaataagaattacatacatacatacatatatatatatatatatatatatatatatatatatatatatatatatatatatatatatatatatatatacacatatatatatatatatacatatacatatatatatatatatatatatacacatatatatatatatatatatacatatacatatatatatatatatatatatatatatatatacacacacacatatatatatatacatatacatatatatatatatatatatacacatatatatacatatacatatacatatatatatatatatacacacatatatatatatatatacatatacatatatatatatatatatacatacatatatctcAATGATTCATAATCGATTAATTTCAATGTTGtgctgtaatgtgtatttatatagtgcacttgaagctgtcaatcactttttccacaggactctggcatgaataggcagagtgatcagtATCGTAATAATGGCGTCAACAAACttgattggtaaaaaaaaaaagttcccaaCAACAGTATCTGaagttttcgctaaaattaccaagtacaagcatgaaagtgaaagattgaagcagtgtactgacactgtgACGATTAGATAGAGACAAGTTAAATTAAATAGCACGTTTAACAAATACAGTGAGAGGTGATCCAgtagtacatccttgataaacagTTTGATATGCACTGctttctggggttttgtgctcaatgcacccactgactgcctggagctcagatgtgcACGTATGCCTGTATGTGGTCAAGTGATGTGCGTTTACAATGGTATTTGgggttttcagaaatgctagatgaaacgtcagtgtggacgtggaacgtttttaattcaaaatgccattttaaaactaggaCGCATTACTGTAAATGGggcttaaatgtgtattttttgcaAGTGGGTTGCTACTGGACACAGAGGAGGATcacgatgctggctcagcatcttGATATCTATGGCATCATCAATCGACCAAAcccgaaatgaatgaatgaaataaagaaggagagaaagaaaaattgaatatgaatacaGACCTGGAAACTTGACTGGGTAGATATGTGCGGGCAAGAAAGGCTGCTTCTGGCAGACGATTGGTCTTGATCAGAAGTTCCAAACAGTTGTCCAATctggcaaaaacaaacaaaactcaaaATAATGCTAAAATACCTTCAACATGATTTCTCTGAAATTAAAATGCACAATGTTAACACATCTATACTGCATACATCTGTTTAAATATCAGTGTGTGTATTTCTTTTCTACAATCACACTTACTTTCCCTGCAGGAAGTATGTCATAAAGGCGACATTGTTTTTGCCGTCCCGCTCTGCTCCCTCCGCAAGCTTGGCAACCATAGAGGCGTTGCCAGATGCAGTGGCCAGAAGCAGAAGACCTCCATAGTCCTGGGCATGATGAAGACACTCCTGTGCCAGTCCAAACTGGCACTTACTGATGGCCAGCTCTGCCAACTGCTTCCACTTCTGCTCCGACTGCACAAGAAAAACAGCAACATTAGCAGTCaacattataataaaagtcagctgttgttaatttttttctattttgaagaATTCTGAAAACCATTGACCATCatagtgagagaaaaaaaaacaaacacaagtcaACGTCTACcgatttccagcattcttcaacatatcttcttttgtgtttaagacAAAACCACTTGAaggtaaataaatgacagaatttagaTGTTTGATACTAGTATGTGTTACAAATAAAATGGTGCGCAACTGAGCTCAACCGCCACTAGGGGAGCCGTTTCATTAGAGTATATTAACAAACCTCAGCTTCTACTGCAAGCTGGTATGCGATTTTCAGCTCTCCTAACTGAAGCGCCAGCTCAAAGCGGTGCTCTGGATCAGTGGACACAGCCAGAGCCTGCTGCTTGAAACCCTGTACGCACACAGAAAAATATCATATAAAGGCACTAACTCTAAAATAACTTAGTCTAACTCTGCTAGTGCAAAATTGTCAAGTTTTACCTGTTTCTCTAAGAAGTGGGCAACTCTGGTTCTCTGTTCTTTAGGGATGGTGGGCAGCACTTTATCTGCCATGCCAAAGTCTCTGCGCATGACGGCAGTTTGGTACTCCAGGACAGACACCAGGAGAGAATAACTAACAATGTTCAGCTCCTTATCACCCAGGTAAAGACGGTCATCTTTAGGAATGTATCCCAGAAGGTACATCGTTCTAAGAAGAAGTTACTGTTAGACTGAATTTAAAACAAAGAAACCTTTATTctaggtttattttttaattatttggaaACATGAACACTTCTGTAAGTCTGAGAAGGcgtttttaatttcccaaatgtgtttcatctcaaataaatgctgaaCTTTTGAGCTTTTCTTCCataacaaatacaaaaattaaataaataaattgaacgcGACAGAAATATTAAGGGCCACAACTTAATAAATGCTTTCAAATTCTGCTTTGCCATCACagcaattaaatacattaaaagaagaaaatacaaaagaggctctttaaattgtaaaaactcAAATGTAGCCCTGACAAGAACTAGTGTTgaaaaactaatgtttttttttttctgacagtacCTGTCCAAGTGAGCAATGGTGACAATCTCTCCTCCAACAAAGTAGTTGAGGCGGTTGACTGAGCTGGTGTAGATGAAACAATCTCCCACCCACAGACCAGTCTTCACCACCTCCTGAATCTCTCCCAGAACCTGCACATAAACAACAACAAGAGCTCAGACGTCCGATTTCAAAATGTTGGCTTCTCATTATATTATGAGACGTTAAATATTAGGTACTGGcatccaaaaaaatatataaaaaatgtaattataatattcATTTTGTATTGCACAACACTTATGGTGCTCTTAAGCTGGGACACAGATATGTTTAAGGACAGTCTTGGTGGTATAGGTAAGTCTAAGGTTGGATTAAGGTGTAATGAATGGGTCAATGGTGTATATGCAGATCATTAACATGCATGTAAATAATACATGCTTTGTACCCTACGGTCTTGATAAAaatttaggttatatttaggGATGTCGAGTAGATTCCTGGTCATGGTGATCAGCCGATAACAAGTtctgattctgatgcttcaagctttatataactATGCCATTGCAtgaaagcacattttccctctaaggaTGATGCTTAAGTGGAGATCTCATCTTACCTAAGAGAATGAATAAAGGATGTTGCATGTAATgcctaaaatatatacataatgaatatataaataaatgcatctcTTAAAACCATTTAGTGTGGAGATGCCAttgtcagaagcagctttacagaaaataaaacaaatttaaaaattgtaAGAAAGATGtctaacaatgcaatttggaaacattgcaaatgatggagGGCTACTTTAACATGTCTCAAAGAAAAAGTTgagtgcatatttgatgcataagaagttaaggcacacatttaaatccattactaaaaggaaataggcctataaactaTAGTGTACTGCAATAAGTATATTTCAAGAATTTATATTCTCTATATTAAGTATTGAAGTTTtgaagctttgttttttatttcctaatactTCCAGCCAGGTTTAATGAACTTATTAACACTAACACAATAGCATCAAAAACACAGTACTTTCAGTTCTTGCATGTAAAATGGCCTGAACACATTCAAGGCAATTCAAATAATTagcttattaactattaatagcACCACGATGACCACAGCTCCTCACACCAGCTGGATCGGATAAGAGAGAAGGGGGTTTGCACTTTACTGCTCTATTCACTTACTTAACAAATGTAATGGTTAGCAACATCACTGTTCCTCTTGCGATCTGTTCTCTTACTCATTCGCTCTCATCGCCGTGATTTCAGCTATAAATCAAGATTACTGCTATCAATATGCGCGAGACTCGTCAATCTCTTCAACAGACTGTATAAATTGCATAATTTTCCTGCGCAGGTGCGTCTTACTGTACTAAACAAACACTTTCGATTGCTACATGAGTTCGGCCAGATCAGCGAGTACAgatcgagtcatgaaatgtgaaTATTGGCAGATATCAATCTCCAGCGAATCAATCGGAGCATCCCAAGTTATATTGTGAATGATTTTCTTTCAGGCATTTTATTtcagatgataaaaaaaaaaatctacatgcaTGGTCTAATTAAGATGCAACAACTTGCTCATTCTCTGAAACGAAATTTGATGCGTTTTGCTAACCTCAAAAGCATCTTCAATACCGTCTTCAGTAACCCCCTCATTGTTCTCCTGTGATGCGGCCACCTTCTCTGACAGGTAGCGCAGGATAAAGAAGGACTCTTCTGTGGCAATGCACACCAGCTCACCGGAGTCTGACCAGAAAATCTGCAAACACACAAGCAATTGGTTCATGATTTACACAATCatccacaaaataaaacaaacaaatagtgGAGACCTTTAGCAGGTGACTCACATGTTTAGGCTGGATCTCAATTCGTCGAATCAGCTCCGTGTTTTCCCAGTCATAGAAAGCCAAACCATTCACAGATCGAACACCCAGTAGGAAGCCTCCATAAATGCCTGCAAAcacccattcatttaaattaaagacCACCATGTTTGTACTGCATTCAATGAACGGAACTGATCATGCAGTATTTGTCATCCATTTACCTTCTGCTCCAAAATCTGGCTTAAAAGATTTTTTCTCCTTAAAATTTTTGAAGATCTTCACCACACTGCTGCTTTCCCGGATTGCATACCTTCATTTAAAACAAGTCGGTATTAATTGTTTCGCACAGTCATTAATGAGTTTATACCTCTAAACAGATGTCTTAACTATATGCACTATATGCTTACTCGGATGAATCATGGGCCCAAACAAACTCCTGTGCAGAACCAAAGCTCTTGTTTCTCAGAGCCATGGCGGTGTAGATGATGTACTCTCCATCTCCACACACCACCACAAACCTAAACAACAGGATTAAATGAATGGTGGGATGCTGAGAGGTTAATCAGCCCATTAACACTGGAGCAAGGATCAGCCTGGATGCAAATCAGCTTAATAGCCTTACCTGCCGTTAGGATTGTGCTGGATGGTTTGAGGGTAGATCTCACAGCTGCCCATGTCCTTGACTGCCAGTGGCAGCCTCTCACCATCCTTGATTTCTGCATCCCCCATGGCTTTGAGGTTTGCCTGCTGAATCTCAGAGTGCTTGGCCCAAATGATCTTTCCGTTGGTGTCCATTGACATGGCTGGCTCCTCACGGCCGAGCTGAAATACAAA
This genomic window contains:
- the copb2 gene encoding coatomer subunit beta' (The RefSeq protein has 4 substitutions compared to this genomic sequence): MPLRLDIKRKLTARSDRVKSVDLHPSEPWMLASLYNGSVCVWNHETQTLVKTFEVCDLPVRASKFVARKNWVITGADDMQIRVFNYNTLERVHMFEAHSDYIRCIAVHPTQPYILTSSDDMLIKLWDWEKKWSCSQVFEGHTHYVMQIVINPKDNNQFASASLDRTIKVWQLGSSSPNFTLEGHDKGVNCIDYYSGGDKPYLISGADDRLVKIWDYQNKTCVQTLEGHAQNVSCVNFHPELPIIITGSEDGTVRIWHSSTYRLESTLNYGMERVWCVSGLRGSNSVALGYDEGSIIIKLGREEPAMSMDTNGKIIWAKHSEIQQANLKAMGDAEIKDGERLPLAVKDMGSCEIYPQTIQHNPNGRFVVVCGDGEYIIYTAMALRNKSFGSAQEFVWAHDSSEYAIRESSSVVKIFKNFKEKKSFKPDFGAEGIYGGFLLGVRSVNGLAFYDWENTELIRRIEIQPKHIFWSDSGELVCIATEESFFILRYLSEKVAASQENNEGVTEDGIEDAFEVLGEIQEVVKTGLWVGDCFIYTSSVNRLNYFVGGEIVTIAHLDRTMYLLGYIPKDDRLYLGDKELNIVSYSLLVSVLEYQTAVMRRDFGMADKVLPTIPKEQRTRVAHFLEKQGFKQQALAVSTDPEHRFELALQLGELKIAYQLAVEAESEQKWKQLAELAISKCQFGLAQECLHHAQDYGGLLLLATASGNASMVAKLAEGAERDGKNNVAFMTYFLQGKLDNCLELLIKTNRLPEAAFLARTYLPSQVSRVVKLWRESLSKVNQKAAESLADPTEYENLFPGLREAFVAEQYLKETSLGQTRPASDYPLITPNEERNVLEEASGYEPKGILPAPTQLKQEVSEDEEVLASVSSVSAVSSAQSQPDPKLQEKTEEKTPEITAAEQKVIDELEDDLDNMEFDDIDTTDVNLDDGYVDD